The Anguilla anguilla isolate fAngAng1 chromosome 4, fAngAng1.pri, whole genome shotgun sequence genome has a window encoding:
- the LOC118225100 gene encoding ran-binding protein 3-like isoform X2, with protein sequence MADLANEEKPAIAPPVFVFQKDKAQKRSAGGSSAEDGEDSDKDDDDYCPAVKRERTSSLTQFPPSHSVSKNNVFMPSNFCQSPTGNSDSEPEEKTVGFRLKPPTLIHGQAPSAGVPSQKPKEQQRSVLRPALLQAPAPKPFAQSNSSSGTNGVNKSLDSTAEEQQASRNSTEKSDGVVEETVNSPANADLEAGLASARDEDRDPKTTPAAASFVFGQNIKDRAKVEESSPPLEAKEGGSPSSKSQSGETNYFLQYISTPSSQKPANNVETGAKFVFGQNMSDRVLSPPKCSESPVEGSKEVPDVPASEPPPQDTIPEKANNVAESLEESAAAYTKATAKRCLLEKVEVITGEESESNVLQIQCKLFVFDKTSQSWVERGRGLLRLNDMASTDDGTLQSRLVMRTQGSLRLILNTKLWAQMQIEKASEKSIRITAMDTEDQGVKVFLISASSKDTGQLSAALHHRILALRSRAEQETETKPAVPEAPAPQSNEEDSDEDDVMAPSAGAAPASGTPESGEAQVAGST encoded by the exons agaaACCTGCCATAGCACCACCAGTATTTGTGTTCCAGAAGGATAAAGCACAGAAG agATCAGCTGGTGGATCCAGTGCAGAAGATGGGGAAG ATTCAGACAAAGACGATGATGATTACTGTCCTGctgtgaaaagagaaagaacatCATCTTTAACGCAATTCCCACCTTCTCATTCTG TGTCAAAGAATAATGTGTTCATGCCCTCCAATTTCTGCCAGTCTCCAACTGGAAACTCTGACTCAGAACCAG AGGAAAAGACAGTTGGATTTCGGCTGAAGCCGCCAACCTTGATCCACGGACAGGCGCCAAGCGCAG gcGTCCCCAGCCAGAAGCCCAAGGAGCAGCAGCGTAGCGTGCTCCGCCCGGCGCTGCTCCAGGCCCCGGCCCCCAAGCCTTTCGCCCAGTCCA ATTCCAGCAGCGGGACGAATGGCGTGAATAAGTCATTGGACAGCACCGCAGAGGAGCAGCAGGCCTCTCGGAATAGCACGGAGAAGTCCGACGGCGTCGTGGAGGAGACGGTCAACTCGCCG GCGAACGCTGATCTGGAGGCTGGCCTGGCCAGCGCGAGGGACGAGGACAGGGACCCGAAGACCACACCCGCTGCGGCTTCCTTCGTGTTCGGCCAGAATATCAAAGACAGAGCAAAG GTGGAAGAAAGCAGTCCCCCTTTGGAAGCAAAAGAGGGTGGCTCTCCATCATCAAAGTCTCAGTCAGGGGAAACTAATTATTTCCTGCAGTATATCAGCACCCCCAG ttcacaGAAACCCGCTAACAATGTGGAAACTGGGGCAAAGTTTGTTTTCGGACAGAATATGTCTGACCGCGTCCTG agTCCCCCAAAGTGTAGTGAATcaccagtagagggcagcaAAGAGGTTCCAGATGTCCCAGCTTCTGAACCTCCTCCACAGGACACTATTCCCGAGAAGG CTAACAACGTAGCCGAGTCGCTGGAGGAGTCTGCCGCAGCGTACACTAAAGCCACAGCTAAGAGGTGTCTACTGGAGAAAGTGGAGGTGATCACGGGAGAGGAGTCGGAGAGTAATGTTTTACAG ATACAGTGCAAATTATTTGTGTTCGACAAGACGTCCCAGTCCTGGGTAGAGCGAGGCAGAGGTCTGCTGAGGCTGAACGACATGGCGTCCACTGACGACGGCACGTTGCAGTCCAGATTAG TAATGCGAACCCAGGGCAGCCTGCGCTTGATTCTCAACACTAAGCTATGGGCCCAGATGCAGATCGAGAAGGCCAGCGAGAAGAGCATCCGCATCACCGCCATGGACACGGAGGACCAGGGCGTCAAGGTCTTCCTCATATCG GCCAGCTCCAAGGACACGGGCCAGCTCTCCGCCGCCCTGCACCACCGCATCCTGGCGCTGCGCAGCCGAGCCGAGCAGGAGACCGAAACCAAGCCCGCCGTCCCCGAGGCCCCGGCGCCCCAGTCCAACGAGGAGGACAGCGACGAGGACGACGTCATGGCCCCGTCGGCCGGCGCCGCCCCCGCCAGCG GTACCCCGGAGAGCGGAGAGGCCCAGGTAGCCGGGAGCACATAG
- the LOC118225100 gene encoding ran-binding protein 3-like isoform X1 produces MADLANEEKPAIAPPVFVFQKDKAQKRSAGGSSAEDGEDSDKDDDDYCPAVKRERTSSLTQFPPSHSVSKNNVFMPSNFCQSPTGNSDSEPEEKTVGFRLKPPTLIHGQAPSAGVPSQKPKEQQRSVLRPALLQAPAPKPFAQSNSSSGTNGVNKSLDSTAEEQQASRNSTEKSDGVVEETVNSPANADLEAGLASARDEDRDPKTTPAAASFVFGQNIKDRAKVEESSPPLEAKEGGSPSSKSQSGETNYFLQYISTPSSQKPANNVETGAKFVFGQNMSDRVLSPPKCSESPVEGSKEVPDVPASEPPPQDTIPEKANNVAESLEESAAAYTKATAKRCLLEKVEVITGEESESNVLQIQCKLFVFDKTSQSWVERGRGLLRLNDMASTDDGTLQSRLVMRTQGSLRLILNTKLWAQMQIEKASEKSIRITAMDTEDQGVKVFLISASSKDTGQLSAALHHRILALRSRAEQETETKPAVPEAPAPQSNEEDSDEDDVMAPSAGAAPASGNSRLLVSAARRPLRAPAPVSLPEGPR; encoded by the exons agaaACCTGCCATAGCACCACCAGTATTTGTGTTCCAGAAGGATAAAGCACAGAAG agATCAGCTGGTGGATCCAGTGCAGAAGATGGGGAAG ATTCAGACAAAGACGATGATGATTACTGTCCTGctgtgaaaagagaaagaacatCATCTTTAACGCAATTCCCACCTTCTCATTCTG TGTCAAAGAATAATGTGTTCATGCCCTCCAATTTCTGCCAGTCTCCAACTGGAAACTCTGACTCAGAACCAG AGGAAAAGACAGTTGGATTTCGGCTGAAGCCGCCAACCTTGATCCACGGACAGGCGCCAAGCGCAG gcGTCCCCAGCCAGAAGCCCAAGGAGCAGCAGCGTAGCGTGCTCCGCCCGGCGCTGCTCCAGGCCCCGGCCCCCAAGCCTTTCGCCCAGTCCA ATTCCAGCAGCGGGACGAATGGCGTGAATAAGTCATTGGACAGCACCGCAGAGGAGCAGCAGGCCTCTCGGAATAGCACGGAGAAGTCCGACGGCGTCGTGGAGGAGACGGTCAACTCGCCG GCGAACGCTGATCTGGAGGCTGGCCTGGCCAGCGCGAGGGACGAGGACAGGGACCCGAAGACCACACCCGCTGCGGCTTCCTTCGTGTTCGGCCAGAATATCAAAGACAGAGCAAAG GTGGAAGAAAGCAGTCCCCCTTTGGAAGCAAAAGAGGGTGGCTCTCCATCATCAAAGTCTCAGTCAGGGGAAACTAATTATTTCCTGCAGTATATCAGCACCCCCAG ttcacaGAAACCCGCTAACAATGTGGAAACTGGGGCAAAGTTTGTTTTCGGACAGAATATGTCTGACCGCGTCCTG agTCCCCCAAAGTGTAGTGAATcaccagtagagggcagcaAAGAGGTTCCAGATGTCCCAGCTTCTGAACCTCCTCCACAGGACACTATTCCCGAGAAGG CTAACAACGTAGCCGAGTCGCTGGAGGAGTCTGCCGCAGCGTACACTAAAGCCACAGCTAAGAGGTGTCTACTGGAGAAAGTGGAGGTGATCACGGGAGAGGAGTCGGAGAGTAATGTTTTACAG ATACAGTGCAAATTATTTGTGTTCGACAAGACGTCCCAGTCCTGGGTAGAGCGAGGCAGAGGTCTGCTGAGGCTGAACGACATGGCGTCCACTGACGACGGCACGTTGCAGTCCAGATTAG TAATGCGAACCCAGGGCAGCCTGCGCTTGATTCTCAACACTAAGCTATGGGCCCAGATGCAGATCGAGAAGGCCAGCGAGAAGAGCATCCGCATCACCGCCATGGACACGGAGGACCAGGGCGTCAAGGTCTTCCTCATATCG GCCAGCTCCAAGGACACGGGCCAGCTCTCCGCCGCCCTGCACCACCGCATCCTGGCGCTGCGCAGCCGAGCCGAGCAGGAGACCGAAACCAAGCCCGCCGTCCCCGAGGCCCCGGCGCCCCAGTCCAACGAGGAGGACAGCGACGAGGACGACGTCATGGCCCCGTCGGCCGGCGCCGCCCCCGCCAGCGGTAACTCGCGCCTCCTCGTCTCCGCCGCCCGCCGTCCTCTCAGAGCGCCGGCGCCGGTCTCGCTCCCGGAAGGGCCGAGGTAA